The following proteins come from a genomic window of Solea solea chromosome 3, fSolSol10.1, whole genome shotgun sequence:
- the fbxo18 gene encoding F-box DNA helicase 1 isoform X2, whose amino-acid sequence MEEALKGKAKRRHLSQDECHELAQSAGGSSSLTQPHTFNCGQGNSDPNRWLNPRTPNKLRKCVTSEPQAKDEEEEEEVDDFSLLAAVMESEAEKEEKVDYLEGITAEMFGPADEFEWYDSDIHAKEEEVEALPDGLYGLLGTSKNLLQPQGCIDDLPEEVLRRVLCFLPAKDLYCSASLVCHRWRYIVMDAKFMPYKKQYYRYMMKEKNTVLHMWSVLKNNNIAGQASYNHSIRHLVVLMAQHKVGEWVRPDDVLDCVKKHRLFPQAEASIRLRIPDIQKYINLNTEGPNPYAAMAVILILSECVGDVQALAFLLSGCLSPASITEYLSHMAMMLLALERNKIQISNRLHYNIFYVLHLMENGPFPDKSTQESRVPEIQLTGEQQRIMNHDIQADHLVKVIAFAGTGKTSTLVKYAEQRPHLRFLYVAFNRSVACEAQRRFSRNVDCKTVHSLAFSEIGVMYRNHKKLTANVKAYSINYVLPKGRGGLVKAKVISVTLETFMASADQAISIRHVPSTHTTNSGKKFVITTEEKELFVDGAQTIWEKMQDLNERKFEAFYMTHDGYLKLWQLQDPKPCLSDKYDVIFIDEAQDCNPATMDVLLSQQCAKILVGDPHQQIYTFRGAINALNSARHTHIYYLTQSFRFGAEIAYVAASLLRVCKQVDKILVGGKQKGSVCDETAVQILEDVRTGMSYCPGKTAILSRCNVSVFNIAVELTDANPHCRIHFIGDVQNIGLNRILDIWRLTQQPDPHPKFIRDPLIRSFARKDQNATVCLRNYIEQTTDQELSSKFNIVQKYGPRIPELVTRLRSCFEQDFHSADFIVGTVHKAKGLEFDSVMVTDDFVKVPSSWHRLHHFPVFEFVNIPRDEWNLLYVAVTRAKTTLIISESIRRLLTVAGEYYLKSAMPNSLMSGGGEPLPCSVSSCPNCITPGSAFVMSKRAMSCTDSVSEGGPLCERCVWKRIGPTAFLMTDDVQSMAAIPDRRPIQFVFF is encoded by the exons ATGGAGGAGGCATTAAAAG GAAAGGCCAAGAGGAGGCACTTGAGTCAAGACGAGTGTCATGAACTGGCACAAAGTGCAGGGGGCTCTAGTTCCCTTACCCAGCCGCACACCTTTAACTGTGGTCAGGGCAACAGTGACCCCAACAGGTGGCTTAATCCCAGGACACCCAACAAGCTACGAAAGTGTG TGACTTCAGAGCCTCAGGccaaggatgaggaggaggaggaggaggttgatgATTTCAGCCTCCTTGCTGCTGTGATGGAGTCAGAAGCTGAGAAGGAGGAAAAGGTGGATTACCTGGAGGGAATTACAGCAGAGATGTTCGGACCGGCTGATGAATTTGAATGGTATGACAGCGATATTCACGccaaggaagaggaggtggaggcccTTCCCGATGGTCTTTACGGACTCCTGGGCACCAGCAAGAACCTGCTGCAGCCTCAGGGCTGCATTGATGACCTTCCAGAGGAGGTGCTGAGGCGGGTTCTGTGCTTCCTCCCTGCCAAAGATCTTTACTGCAGTGCTAGCCTTGTCTGCCATCGCTGGAGGTATATTGTCATGGACGCTAAG tttatgcCCTATAAGAAACAGTACTACCGTTACATGATGAAAGAGAAGAATACAGTATTACACATGTGGTCCGTcctgaagaacaacaacataGCAGGCCAAGCGTCGTACAACCACAGCATACGACACCTCGTTGT GCTGATGGCTCAGCATAAGGTTGGAGAGTGGGTGAGGCCCGACGATGTCCTGGACTGTGTTAAGAAACATCGACTGTTTCCTCAAGCCGAAGCTTCTATCAGATTACGTATTCCTGATATTCAGAAATACATTAACCTTAACACTGAG GGTCCTAACCCATATGCAGCCATGGCTGTCATATTGATCCTGAGCGAGTGTGTTGGTGACGTGCAGGCCCTGGCATTTCTTCTCAGCGGCTGCCTGTCACCCGCCAGCATCACAGAGTATCTCAGCCACATGGCCATGATGCTGCTCGCTTTAGAGAGGAACAAGATCCAGATCAGTAACAG GTTGCATTACAACATCTTCTACGTGCTTCACCTGATGGAGAACGGTCCCTTTCCTGACAAATCCACTCAGGAATCTCG AGTGCCAGAGATTCAGCTCACTGGTGAACAGCAAAGGATTATGAACCACGACATTCAGGCTGACCATTTGGTGAAGGTCATAGCTTTTGCAG GTACAGGAAAGACGTCCACGTTGGTGAAATATGCTGAGCAGCGGCCACACCTCCGCTTCCTGTATGTAGCTTTCAATAGGTCAGTGGCTTGTGAGGCACAGCGCCGCTTCTCCAGGAACGTTGACTGCAAGACTGTCCATTCGTTGGCCTTCAGTGAAATTGGCGTAAT GTATAGAAATCATAAGAAGCTGACTGCTAACGTGAAGGCATATTCCATCAACTATGTTCTGCCTAAAGGCAGAGGTGGATTGGTCAAGGCCAAAGTGATTTCAGTGACTCTCGAAACCTTCATGGCTTCAGCAGACCAGGCCATCAGCATCCGCCATGTCCCAAGCACCCACACAACCAATTCTGGCAAAAAGTTTGTCATAActacagaagaaaaagag TTGTTTGTCGATGGTGCACAAACCATCTGGGAGAAAATGCAAGATCTCAATGAGAGAAAATTTGAAGCTTTCTATATGACGCATGATG GTTACCTGAAATTATGGCAGCTCCAAGATCCCAAGCCCTGCCTGTCTGACaaatatgatgtcattttcATCGATGAGGCCCAGGACTGCAATCCAG CCACCATGGATGTGCTGCTGTCTCAGCAGTGTGCCAAGATCCTGGTTGGAGATCCTCATCAGCAGATCTACACATTCAGAGGAGCTATCAATGCCCTGAACTCTGCCCgccacacacatatatactacCTGACACAG AGCTTTCGCTTTGGTGCAGAGATCGCCTATGTGGCTGCCTCCCTCCTCAGGGTGTGTAAGCAAGTCGATAAGATTCTTGTTGGAGGAAAGCAGAAGG GCAGCGTGTGTGACGAGACTGCGGTCCAGATTTTAGAGGATGTCAGGACGGGCATGAGTTATTGCCCGGGGAAGACGGCCATCCTATCAAGATGCAACGTCAGTGTTTTCAACATAGCTGTCGAACTGACGGATGCCAACCCCCACTGCCGGATTCATTTCATTGGT GATGTCCAAAATATTGGGCTGAATAGGATCCTTGACATCTGGCGGCTGACACAACAACCAGACCCACATCCAAAAT TTATCAGGGATCCCTTAATTCGCTCTTTTGCAAGGAAAGATCAAAACGCCACCGTGTGCCTGAGGAATTACATAGAGCAGACTACAGATCAAGAGCTCTCCAGCAAATTCAACATCGTTCAAAAATATGGACCTAGAATTCCTGAACTGGTGACACGCCTGAGGAGCTGCTTTGAACAAGACTTTCACAGTGCAG ACTTTATTGTGGGAACAGTCCACAAGGCTAAAGGTCTGGAGTTTGACTCTGTGATGGTCACTGACGACTTTGTGAAGGTTCCCTCCTCCTGGCACCGTTTGCACCACTTTCCAGTCTTTGAATTTG TCAACATTCCTCGTGACGAGTGGAACCTGCTGTATGTGGCTGTGACTCGAGCCAAGACAACACTGATCATCAGCGAGAGCATCCGCCGCCTCCTCACAGTAGCTGGG GAATACTACTTAAAGTCAGCGATGCCTAACTCCCTGATGAGTGGAGGGGGCGAGCCTCTTCCCTGTTCAGTGTCCAGCTGTCCCAACTGCATCACACCAGGCTCAGCGTTCGTCATGAGCAAGCGAGCGATGAGCTGT acTGACAGTGTGTCAGAAGGCGGCCCGCTGTGCGAGAGGTGTGTGTGGAAACGAATCGGACCGACCGCCTTCCTCATGACTGACGACGTGCAATCAATGGCTGCAATACCAGACAGACGCCCTAtccagtttgttttcttttaa